In the genome of Euleptes europaea isolate rEulEur1 chromosome 7, rEulEur1.hap1, whole genome shotgun sequence, one region contains:
- the SERTAD4 gene encoding SERTA domain-containing protein 4 gives MTLVLPLSSFCEPIVSSEGAAEYPPLWESRCCSKGSPASDAAAACSSSSQGQAQQQQQPPGDGRAAAGQPPESGSHHRGISNPVATSKITYFKRKYVEEEDFHPPLTSCTPKTISVFEERAHILYMSLEKLKYIDDPEVYLRRSVLINNLMKRIHGEIIMQNNWCFPTCSFGGASAQEWFMSHDCPYRKRLRMAREDCEKIHTCCFYQECGSHYLSLPLSTNSAVGNSSSSPSSSSPSISLPSCSQQVEYGVSSAPVYRSDDQIHANEIFITSAGPHGKAVLSNEKGGHERERATDWEPMKSDHGPDCKSKYYDYFETGRGDKSNVNESWKKSLRKRECLPGGKICCSKGSKI, from the exons ATGACTCTGGTGCTGCCCCTGAGTAGCTTCTGCGAGCCCATTGTCTCCTCCGAAGGAGCCGCCGAGTACCCGCCGCTGTGGGAGTCGCGCTGTTGCAGCAAGGGCAGCCCTGCCTCGGATGCCGCCGCCGCCTGCAGCAGCAGTAGCCAGGGCcaggcgcagcagcagcagcagcctccggGCGACGGCAGGGCGGCCGCTGGGCAGCCGCCGGAGTCAG GATCACACCACAGAGGAATTTCAAATCCTGTAGCAACATCCAAGATCACATACTTTAAAAGGAAATATGTGGAAGAGGAGGACTTTCATCCACCACTCACCAGCTGTACACCCAAA acAATCTCTGTCTTTGAGGAGCGGGCACATATCCTGTACATGTCTTTGGAAAAACTAAAGTACATCGATGACCCTGAAGTCTACCTAAGGCGATCGGTTCTCATAAACAATTTAATGAAGAGAATTCATGGGGAAATTATCATGCAAAACAACTGGTGTTTCCCGACTTGCTCTTTTGGTGGTGCCTCAGCCCAAGAATGGTTCATGTCTCATGACTGTCCTTATAGAAAACGTCTTCGGATGGCAAGGGAGGACTGTGAAAAGATCCACACCTGCTGTTTTTATCAAGAATGTGGCAGCCATTATTTGAGTTTACCGTTATCTACAAATTCCGCAGTGGGAaattcctcttcctccccctcttcctcctctccttctataTCTTTGCCAAGCTGTTCTCAGCAAGTGGAATATGGTGTAAGCAGCGCCCCCGTTTACCGGAGTGACGATCAGATACATGCCAATGAAATTTTCATTACTAGTGCCGGGCCACACGGTAAGGCAGTGTTAAGCAATGAGAAAGGCGGTCATGAACGAGAACGGGCAACAGACTGGGAACCGATGAAAAGTGATCACGGCCCTGACTGTAAAAGTAAATATTATGATTATTTTGAGACGGGGCGTGGTGACAAGAGCAACGTGAATGAATCTTGGAAGAAATCCTTACGAAAAAGGGAATGCTTACCAGGTGGCAAAATATGTTGCAGTAAAGGAAGTAAAATATGA